The proteins below are encoded in one region of Nocardioides marmorisolisilvae:
- a CDS encoding glucose-6-phosphate dehydrogenase assembly protein OpcA, producing MTRIELTDTNSAAIAAEFVRARIHAGSPAMGMVMTLIIVVDEERAAEAMSAAQQASQEHPARVLGVILGDGRGHAVVNAQVGTGAGWTGESAMIRLKGEVVRHAASVVLPLLLPDSPVAVWWPCEPPEDPAADPLGALAQRRITDAAAASRGKSRALLDQCRNYSRGNTDLAWTRITPWRALLAAALDQQPLKVRSASVSAERISPSADLLAAWLVDRLRVKVTRHSSPGPGITEVVMDTRGGPIRITRTDGKLATFSSPGRPDRPVALKRRSLPELLAEELRRLDEDNIYAAATRRLVTMQ from the coding sequence ATGACCCGCATCGAGCTGACCGACACCAACTCCGCCGCCATCGCGGCCGAGTTCGTCCGGGCACGGATCCACGCCGGCAGCCCGGCGATGGGCATGGTGATGACCCTGATCATCGTGGTCGACGAGGAGCGGGCGGCCGAGGCGATGTCGGCCGCGCAGCAGGCCTCCCAGGAGCACCCCGCGCGGGTCCTCGGGGTGATCCTCGGCGACGGACGTGGTCACGCGGTGGTCAATGCCCAGGTCGGCACCGGTGCCGGCTGGACCGGGGAGTCGGCGATGATCCGCCTCAAGGGCGAGGTGGTCAGGCACGCCGCCTCCGTCGTACTCCCCCTGCTGCTGCCCGACTCCCCCGTCGCCGTGTGGTGGCCGTGCGAGCCGCCCGAGGACCCCGCTGCGGACCCGCTCGGGGCGCTCGCCCAGCGGCGCATCACCGATGCCGCCGCCGCGAGCCGCGGGAAGTCGCGGGCGCTCCTCGACCAGTGCCGGAACTACTCCCGCGGCAACACCGACCTGGCCTGGACCCGGATCACGCCGTGGCGTGCGCTGCTGGCGGCGGCGCTGGACCAGCAGCCGTTGAAGGTCCGCTCGGCCTCGGTGAGCGCCGAGCGGATCAGCCCGAGCGCCGATCTGCTGGCCGCCTGGCTCGTCGACCGGCTGCGCGTGAAGGTGACCCGGCACAGCTCACCCGGCCCCGGGATCACCGAGGTCGTGATGGACACCCGCGGCGGACCGATCCGCATCACCCGCACTGACGGCAAGCTGGCCACGTTCTCCTCCCCCGGTCGGCCGGATCGACCGGTGGCCCTGAAGCGCCGCTCGCTTCCCGAACTGCTCGCCGAGGAGCTGCGGCGCCTCGACGAGGACAACATCTACGCGGCCGCGACCCGCAGATTGGTGACGATGCAATGA
- the pgl gene encoding 6-phosphogluconolactonase: MNPPAQVVRHEDRAALATDVAHRFVDLLADAQASGRIPHVALTGGGIADEIHAEITLIADASGVDWSAVEFWWGDERFVPADSEDRNALQARRVFLDRVHATRVHEMPASDSGAGLDEAARSYGAEIRASGAGVFDVVMLGVGPDGHIASLFPGFPQLEVDDIAVPVTGSPKPPPERISLTLPALNHATEVWFVAADTTPGGSKHDAVEKALAGDPSVPASHVHGRGSTTWFLA; encoded by the coding sequence ATGAACCCGCCCGCACAGGTCGTCCGTCACGAGGACCGCGCCGCCCTGGCCACCGACGTGGCCCATCGGTTCGTCGACCTCCTCGCCGACGCGCAGGCATCAGGACGCATCCCGCACGTCGCGCTGACAGGTGGGGGGATCGCCGACGAGATCCATGCTGAGATCACCCTGATCGCGGACGCCTCCGGCGTCGACTGGTCCGCGGTGGAGTTCTGGTGGGGCGACGAGAGGTTCGTTCCCGCGGACTCCGAGGATCGCAACGCGCTCCAGGCGCGACGGGTGTTCCTCGACCGTGTGCACGCAACCCGAGTCCACGAGATGCCGGCCTCCGACTCCGGCGCCGGGCTCGACGAGGCGGCACGCTCCTACGGCGCCGAGATCCGGGCGTCCGGGGCGGGAGTCTTCGACGTGGTGATGCTCGGCGTCGGGCCCGACGGACACATCGCGTCGCTGTTCCCGGGCTTCCCGCAGCTGGAGGTCGACGACATCGCGGTGCCGGTCACCGGCTCGCCCAAGCCGCCCCCCGAGCGGATCAGCCTCACGCTTCCGGCGCTGAACCATGCCACCGAGGTGTGGTTCGTCGCGGCGGACACCACCCCGGGCGGCAGCAAGCACGACGCGGTCGAGAAGGCCCTCGCCGGCGATCCCTCAGTCCCCGCGAGCCACGTCCACGGCCGCGGGTCGACGACCTGGTTCCTCGCCTGA
- a CDS encoding RNA polymerase-binding protein RbpA produces MAGGGNAIRGSRVGAGPMGEAERGESAPRQNVSYFCSQEHRTMIAFAVEAQVPDSWDCPRCGLPASLDSDNPPPPPKIEPYKTHLAYVKERRSDAEAKDILDEALQTLRTRRKNGEVIF; encoded by the coding sequence GTGGCTGGCGGAGGAAATGCGATCAGGGGTAGCCGAGTCGGCGCCGGACCCATGGGCGAGGCCGAGCGGGGCGAGTCCGCGCCGCGCCAGAACGTCTCCTACTTCTGCTCCCAGGAGCACCGGACCATGATCGCGTTTGCGGTCGAGGCCCAGGTCCCCGACTCGTGGGACTGCCCCCGCTGTGGACTCCCCGCGAGCCTGGACTCGGACAACCCGCCTCCGCCGCCGAAGATCGAGCCGTACAAGACTCATCTCGCCTACGTCAAGGAGCGCCGTTCCGACGCGGAGGCCAAGGACATCCTCGACGAGGCGCTCCAGACCCTGCGCACCCGCCGCAAGAACGGCGAAGTCATCTTCTGA
- the secG gene encoding preprotein translocase subunit SecG, with amino-acid sequence MVLLFEILLVITSLLMIGLVLLHKGRGGGLSDMFGGGVSSGLGGSSVAERNLDRITVGIGVVWAACVVGLGLLLKAGN; translated from the coding sequence GTGGTACTGCTGTTTGAAATCCTGCTCGTCATCACGAGCCTGCTCATGATCGGTCTGGTCCTCCTCCACAAGGGGCGGGGCGGCGGTCTCTCGGACATGTTCGGAGGCGGCGTCTCCAGCGGTCTGGGCGGATCGTCCGTGGCCGAGCGCAACCTCGACCGGATCACCGTCGGCATCGGCGTGGTCTGGGCTGCATGTGTGGTCGGCCTGGGGCTGTTGCTCAAGGCCGGTAACTGA
- the tpiA gene encoding triose-phosphate isomerase, whose product MAKTARTPLMAGNWKMHLNHLEAVHLVQKLALTLADKKHDYTKAEVVVVPPFTDLRSVQTLIDGDRLQIRYGAQDVSTHDTGAFTGEISAGMLAKLGCSYVVVGHSERRAYHAEDDAEVNAKAHKALGAGMTPIVCVGEGLDVRQAGGQVDFTLAQVDGSLAGFTAEQVAALVIAYEPVWAIGTGEVATPEDAQEVAAAIRTRITEVHGEAAGAGVRVLYGGSVKASNIAGIMRQPDVDGALVGGASLQADEFGGICRFYDMPAI is encoded by the coding sequence ATGGCGAAGACCGCACGTACCCCGCTGATGGCGGGCAACTGGAAGATGCATCTGAACCATCTCGAGGCGGTTCACCTGGTGCAGAAGCTCGCGCTGACCCTGGCGGACAAGAAGCACGACTACACCAAGGCGGAGGTCGTGGTGGTGCCGCCGTTCACCGACCTGCGCAGCGTGCAGACGCTCATCGACGGCGACCGGCTGCAGATCCGGTACGGCGCCCAGGACGTCTCCACCCACGACACCGGCGCGTTCACCGGTGAGATCTCCGCCGGGATGCTGGCCAAGCTGGGCTGCTCCTACGTGGTGGTCGGCCACTCCGAGCGCCGCGCCTACCACGCCGAAGACGACGCCGAGGTCAACGCCAAGGCACACAAGGCGCTCGGCGCCGGGATGACCCCGATCGTGTGCGTGGGCGAGGGCCTGGACGTGCGTCAGGCGGGTGGCCAGGTCGACTTCACCCTCGCCCAGGTGGACGGCTCGCTGGCCGGGTTCACCGCGGAGCAGGTCGCCGCACTGGTCATCGCCTACGAGCCCGTCTGGGCGATCGGCACCGGCGAGGTCGCCACCCCCGAGGACGCCCAGGAGGTCGCCGCCGCCATCCGCACCCGGATCACCGAGGTGCACGGTGAGGCTGCCGGCGCCGGCGTACGCGTTCTGTACGGCGGCTCGGTCAAGGCATCCAACATCGCGGGGATCATGCGGCAACCCGACGTCGACGGTGCGCTGGTGGGGGGAGCGAGCCTCCAGGCGGACGAGTTCGGCGGAATCTGTCGCTTCTACGACATGCCCGCGATCTGA